Genomic window (Thiosulfatimonas sediminis):
TGAGTCCGAAGTGACTAAGGCTGCCGCGCCCTTGTGTGCCCAGCGCGCCAAAGCCATGAGCATCGTCAATAATCGTCCAAGCGTTATAGTCCTTTGCAAGTTGTTGAATGTGGTGCAGCGGCGCTAAGTCGCCGTCCATACTAAAAACACCATCGGTGACGATAATCGCTTGTTTTTGTTGAGCGTGTGTTTGTTGTAAGCGTTTTTCGAGGGCAGCCATGTCGCGATGCGGGTAGCGTTTGAAATCTGCATCGGACTGTAGAGCGCCGTCCACCAGGGAGGCGTGATTGAGTTTGTCGCCGAGAAGCACATCGCCTTTTTGCGCTAAGGTTTGCAGTACGGCTAGATTGGCCATAAAACCGGTTGAAAACAGTAATACACGTTCGACACCCAGCCAGTCAGCGAGTTCGTCTTCAAGCAGATGATGTTGCAGGTGGTGTCCGGTCACCAGATGTGCTGCACCGGAACCGTAACTGAGTTGGTCGTTCTGCAAAGCATCAATTAAACGCTGTTTGATTTGTGGGTGGTTGGCGAGACCAAGGTAATCGTTAGAACAGAAATTGATGCATTCGACGCCGTTAATCTTCATCTGCGGTTGCTGTGGCGAAAAAGCGAGCGGACGTTGCCGATAGAGATGTTCGGCGCGGCGTTTGTTTAAGCGTTTGGCAAAGCGTTCTTGGATAGAATTAATGGGCATTGAGTGAAACCACGCAGCGATGAAAGCACGAAATGTTGCGGCGGATG
Coding sequences:
- the bioF gene encoding 8-amino-7-oxononanoate synthase translates to MPINSIQERFAKRLNKRRAEHLYRQRPLAFSPQQPQMKINGVECINFCSNDYLGLANHPQIKQRLIDALQNDQLSYGSGAAHLVTGHHLQHHLLEDELADWLGVERVLLFSTGFMANLAVLQTLAQKGDVLLGDKLNHASLVDGALQSDADFKRYPHRDMAALEKRLQQTHAQQKQAIIVTDGVFSMDGDLAPLHHIQQLAKDYNAWTIIDDAHGFGALGTQGRGSLSHFGLSADANTVQIGTLGKAFGCSGAFVAGSNTLIESLIQFARPYIYTTASPQLNAVAVREALKIIKSADNKRQKLQTLIEQFRTGAKQLGLQLWDSPTAIQPILLGDSARALRWSEQLKQQGFWIAAIRPPTVPQGQARLRVTLSAQHSAQQIQNLLNALAVCIESADS